The following are encoded in a window of Palaemon carinicauda isolate YSFRI2023 chromosome 31, ASM3689809v2, whole genome shotgun sequence genomic DNA:
- the LOC137624481 gene encoding uncharacterized protein — translation MDMEGLDKMGDGGGMLSLSWNNHSSTFSHMLASLRRFEHYTDVTISCDGEFYCVHKFVLSMCSDYFTKVFERTPCKHPVIVLKDINKKDMEALLNYMYLGQVSVAQQDLAQLIRVAEILQVKGLAVPDGNMKGNRKGRGVFRKKGDDNDPKDISESKSSSSADGSNDAKHMEHGILGHGVGIKGDTGVAGSGSGQVVGEQGQSGENNEEENHSGLIRIGTCFHSKESTGFNVGDLVDQNMEVSGRDGNEDGTRNSIYTYNRDGRSQATDSVTHPQLQELYSRGSLRSTLEDSDCGGNTDGNALSVSRFKYDKMYQNRAAFYHTLTQENTITEGQPGPSLFHGVNEAANRSMEGSVTVESMHNFTEEAFQNPYFLFSSADQNDCLSPKIRSMEKRHKRPYACTQCSYSTTSRSNLVIHMRTHTGERPYSCPECSFSASFEYNLKVHMRIHTGEKPFTCPHCPVKFSQKSHLKNHIVTHTGEKPYVCHRCSMRFSRRSNLQRHMAKHE, via the exons GAACACTACACAGACGTAACCATATCCTGCGATGGAGAGTTCTATTGCGTGCACAAGTTTGTTTTATCGATGTGTAGTGATTATTTCACCAAAGTCTTTGAGCGCACACCTTGTAAGCATCCTGTCATTGTTCTCAAGGACATTAACAAGAAAGATATGGAGGCACTTTTGAATTATATGTATCTTGGTCAAGTGAGTGTAGCACAACAGGACTTGGCGCAACTGATAAGGGTTGCCGAGATCTTGCAGGTTAAAGGCCTTGCTGTTCCCGATGGTAATATGAAAGGGAATCGGAAAGGACGTGGTGTGTTTAGAAAAAAGGGCGATGACAACGATCCTAAAGATATATCAGAGAGCAAATCATCATCTTCAGCCGACGGATCAAACGATGCCAAGCATATGGAACACGGAATTCTCGGGCATGGCGTAGGGATCAAAGGGGACACAGGTGTTGCAGGAAGTGGCTCAGGTCAGGTAGTGGGCGAACAAGGCCAGAGTGGTGAGAACAATGAGGAAGAAAACCACTCTGGATTGATCAGAATTGGAACATGTTTTCACAGTAAAGAAAGCACCGGATTTAATGTAGGGGATCTTGTAGATCAAAACATGGAGGTATCTGGGAGAGATGGCAATGAGGATGGCACCAGGAATTCCATTTACACTTATAATAGAGATGGAAGGAGCCAGGCCACAGATTCTGTAACCCATCCACAGCTGCAAGAACTATACAGTCGGGGAAGTTTGAGGTCTACGCTTGAG GACTCTGACTGTGGAGGGAATACCGATGGAAACGCTCTAAGTGTTTCACGTTTTAAATACGACAAGATGTATCAGAACCGGGCAGCATTCTACCATACCCTAACACAAGAAAATACCATCACAGAAGGGCAACCAGGGCCTTCTTTATTTCACGGG GTGAACGAAGCAGCAAATCGTAGCATGGAGGGTTCTGTTACTGTTGAAAGCATGCATAATTTCACGGAAGAGGCATTTCAGAACCCGTACTTTCTCTTCTCAAGTGCAGACCAAAACGACTGTCTGAGTCCCAAGATAAGAAGTATGGAAAAGAGACACAAGAGGCCCTATGCATGTACACAATGTAGCTATAGTACGACATCCAGGAGCAACCTTGTCATCCACATGCGCACTCATACGGGGGAACGCCCTTACTCTTGTCCTGAATGTTCGTTTTCTGCTTCATTCGAGTACAATCTTAAAGTTCACATGCGTATTCATACAGGAGAGAAGCCATTTACTTGCCCTCATTGTCCTGTCAAATTTTCTCAGAAGTCGCACCTCAAGAATCATATCGTCACTCATACTGGTGAGAAACCGTATGTGTGTCACCGGTGTTCAATGAGATTCAGCAGGAGGAGTAACTTGCAGCGACATATGGCCAAACATGAGTAG